The following are encoded in a window of candidate division WOR-3 bacterium genomic DNA:
- a CDS encoding deoxyguanosinetriphosphate triphosphohydrolase gives MTIREKLEEREYQILHPKAKKSRESKRAKKEEPCPIRTEFQRDRDRIIHSKAFRRLKHKTQVFIQPEGDHFRTRLTHTLEVSQIARTIARALFLNEDLTEAISLGHDLGHTPFGHQGEYALNELMKEFGGFRHPEQGVRVVEILEKEGRGLNLTEEVKEGIAKHSKGFGKIISTKAFSSTLEGQIVRVSDIISYVNHDLDDAIRAKILRSEEIPKEFIEYFGDTSSKRISFMVQDVIASTIKNNYEFISMSQETENMLEKLRDFLKNRVYFSPLVLLESDKAKHVIEFLFNYFVKHYKEIPFYESVKKVIKDYPPQRAACDYISGMTDRFALLVFEEKFIPKAWSMF, from the coding sequence ATGACAATCAGGGAAAAATTAGAGGAAAGAGAGTATCAGATTCTTCATCCTAAGGCTAAAAAATCAAGGGAAAGTAAGAGGGCAAAAAAGGAGGAGCCCTGTCCCATAAGGACTGAATTCCAAAGGGACAGGGACAGGATAATTCATTCAAAGGCCTTCCGCCGATTAAAACACAAGACCCAGGTATTTATACAACCTGAGGGGGACCATTTTAGAACACGCCTCACCCATACCCTCGAAGTCTCCCAGATTGCAAGGACCATAGCAAGAGCACTCTTTTTAAACGAAGACCTCACAGAAGCCATCAGCTTAGGTCACGATCTTGGCCATACCCCCTTTGGCCATCAGGGGGAGTATGCCTTAAACGAGTTAATGAAGGAATTTGGGGGATTCAGACACCCCGAGCAGGGGGTAAGGGTCGTCGAAATTCTTGAAAAAGAAGGTAGGGGACTAAATCTTACAGAAGAGGTAAAAGAAGGCATTGCAAAACACTCCAAAGGATTCGGGAAAATCATAAGCACAAAAGCATTTTCTTCTACGCTGGAAGGTCAGATAGTAAGGGTTTCCGACATAATTTCCTATGTAAACCACGACCTTGATGATGCAATAAGGGCAAAAATCTTAAGAAGTGAAGAAATTCCAAAGGAGTTCATTGAGTATTTTGGTGATACAAGTTCAAAGAGAATCAGCTTTATGGTGCAAGATGTGATAGCTTCGACAATCAAGAACAACTACGAATTCATATCCATGTCCCAAGAGACCGAAAATATGCTGGAAAAATTGAGAGATTTCCTTAAAAACAGGGTCTATTTCTCGCCCCTCGTCTTATTAGAGTCTGATAAGGCAAAACATGTCATAGAATTTCTCTTTAACTATTTCGTGAAGCATTACAAAGAAATTCCCTTTTACGAAAGCGTCAAGAAAGTAATTAAAGATTACCCACCCCAGAGGGCGGCTTGCGATTACATTTCAGGGATGACAGACCGATTTGCTCTCCTTGTTTTTGAAGAAAAATTCATTCCCAAAGCCTGGAGTATGTTTTAG
- the pyrF gene encoding orotidine-5'-phosphate decarboxylase has translation MEEALKWVDNIGNEHDFYKVGLPLYLRYGKNIIEELKKRNKRIFLDLKLHDIPSVVAQSLEPFERGEVEIITVHISGGSEMLRRALEQAHKRGIALAGVSVLTSLSRLEIQRLFAYPCEIERIVESMLNVAAECGVDYAVLSGIEVSKIGSKFKGKIGFIVPGIRMEGEEADDQSRVITPQEAKRLGINYIVVGRPITHSPDPVNALRKYKEALL, from the coding sequence ATGGAAGAGGCATTAAAATGGGTGGATAATATAGGCAATGAACACGACTTTTACAAAGTAGGGCTCCCCCTTTACCTCCGGTACGGAAAGAACATTATCGAAGAACTTAAAAAACGAAATAAGAGGATTTTCCTCGATCTAAAACTCCATGACATACCGTCGGTCGTAGCCCAGAGTCTCGAACCCTTTGAAAGAGGAGAGGTTGAGATTATCACCGTTCATATCTCTGGTGGTTCTGAAATGCTAAGAAGGGCATTAGAACAAGCCCACAAAAGAGGGATTGCCCTGGCGGGTGTTTCTGTTTTAACCAGCCTTTCAAGGCTTGAGATACAAAGGCTTTTTGCTTACCCCTGCGAAATAGAAAGAATTGTTGAGAGTATGCTAAACGTTGCCGCTGAATGTGGAGTCGACTATGCCGTTCTATCAGGCATAGAAGTTTCGAAGATAGGATCAAAGTTTAAAGGAAAAATTGGTTTTATTGTACCTGGCATCAGGATGGAAGGAGAAGAGGCAGACGATCAGTCAAGAGTAATAACCCCTCAAGAGGCAAAAAGGCTGGGCATCAACTATATCGTGGTTGGAAGACCCATTACCCACAGTCCGGACCCTGTTAATGCGCTGAGAAAATACAAAGAAGCTTTGCTTTAA
- a CDS encoding YhjD/YihY/BrkB family envelope integrity protein gives MLSFLKRFFDKIQEDELFTKASSLSYMTIFASVPAISLVFFLFARFSVFSDLYQKFKNFLFTYFIPQSGVGFEKKLDQLLQNIGSLEIFGVLALIITTILVVDSIEGNINRIWGIKKKRPLLVKMASYWAFISLVPVLIALSLYISTRFASFGFLKILGESIVFRSIQYILLPFFITVLAFWIIYFFLPNAEVNPLAALGGAVFGALFWEVSKWGFDAYIVYFSTIPKFYGTLGNILIFIFWIYLSWLFLLLGAEVAVFLEGDPGAKITPSLLLTVMLLTYKKFDKGDPITLKDIINHLKINRAKTTFVFRTLEAHNLVVEIKKGHFVPVKHPEKVLIKDLIKTLGVINFETNGLLKTDIKALEFIEQKVESGIENLTVEEVLPLVQEL, from the coding sequence ATCTTAAGCTTCTTAAAACGTTTTTTTGACAAGATTCAAGAGGACGAGCTGTTTACCAAGGCTTCTTCGCTTTCTTATATGACCATCTTTGCATCGGTGCCTGCTATTTCCCTTGTCTTTTTCCTATTCGCAAGATTTTCAGTTTTCTCTGATCTCTATCAAAAGTTTAAAAATTTTCTTTTCACCTATTTTATACCCCAAAGCGGTGTGGGGTTTGAGAAAAAATTGGACCAGTTACTCCAGAATATAGGTTCCCTCGAGATTTTCGGTGTTCTTGCGTTAATTATAACTACAATTCTTGTAGTTGATTCCATAGAGGGAAACATAAACAGGATATGGGGAATCAAGAAAAAGAGACCTCTCCTTGTAAAAATGGCTTCCTATTGGGCCTTTATAAGCCTCGTTCCCGTTTTAATCGCCCTTTCCCTTTATATCTCAACTCGATTTGCCTCCTTCGGATTTCTAAAAATTCTCGGCGAATCCATTGTATTCCGATCCATACAGTATATTTTGTTACCCTTTTTTATCACTGTTCTTGCCTTTTGGATCATCTATTTCTTTTTGCCAAATGCAGAAGTAAACCCTCTCGCTGCTCTTGGCGGGGCTGTCTTTGGAGCCCTGTTTTGGGAAGTTTCAAAGTGGGGTTTTGACGCTTACATCGTCTACTTTTCTACCATCCCAAAATTCTACGGAACTCTCGGAAACATCTTAATTTTCATATTCTGGATCTATCTATCATGGCTATTTCTCCTTCTTGGTGCCGAAGTGGCCGTATTTTTGGAGGGTGACCCGGGTGCCAAAATCACCCCCTCGCTTTTACTCACAGTCATGCTACTAACCTACAAAAAGTTTGACAAAGGCGACCCTATTACTTTGAAGGACATAATAAATCACCTCAAGATAAACCGCGCAAAGACGACGTTTGTATTTAGAACCCTTGAGGCCCATAACCTTGTTGTAGAGATAAAAAAAGGCCACTTTGTTCCAGTAAAACATCCTGAAAAAGTGTTAATAAAAGACCTTATTAAAACCCTCGGCGTCATAAATTTTGAAACGAATGGCCTCCTGAAAACAGACATCAAAGCTCTTGAATTTATTGAGCAAAAGGTTGAATCAGGTATAGAAAACCTTACAGTAGAGGAGGTTCTGCCATTAGTACAGGAATTATAA
- the mtnA gene encoding S-methyl-5-thioribose-1-phosphate isomerase encodes MIKPVECFRDTIKVLDQTKLPEIVRFEYIYTLQDAIDAIVNLKVRGAPLIGIFAAYAVVQVLRSLDVEDVDRVKEIGLSSIGELRKTRPTAVNLFYALDRMEKIIRNSNVSSRSELVNLLLEEAQKIEKEEAERCEKMAQFGVTLLPEKAKVMTICNTGYLATNHIGTALGVIYKGYELGKIEKVFALETRPVLQGARLTTWELLENGIKPVLITDNSAAFVMKREKVDAIFAGADRIARNGDIANKIGTYMLAVLAKEHRIPFYVVAPTSSIDPTIESGEEIRIEERSKKEVIFVGEKQIAPEEVDVLNYAFDVTPWEFISAIITEEGIFYPPYTFNQKD; translated from the coding sequence ATGATTAAACCCGTGGAGTGCTTTCGTGATACCATAAAGGTTTTGGACCAGACGAAGTTACCTGAAATTGTCCGCTTTGAATACATTTACACCCTGCAGGATGCTATTGATGCAATAGTAAACCTTAAAGTTCGTGGCGCTCCATTAATAGGCATTTTTGCAGCCTACGCCGTTGTTCAGGTATTAAGAAGCCTTGATGTAGAAGATGTTGACAGGGTGAAGGAAATAGGGTTGAGTAGCATAGGAGAATTGAGGAAAACAAGACCTACCGCGGTGAATCTATTTTACGCCCTTGACAGAATGGAGAAGATCATAAGAAATTCCAATGTTTCTTCCAGATCTGAACTGGTAAATCTCTTGCTGGAAGAAGCCCAAAAAATAGAGAAGGAAGAGGCAGAAAGGTGTGAAAAGATGGCACAGTTTGGTGTGACCCTTCTTCCTGAGAAAGCGAAGGTGATGACCATATGTAATACGGGGTATCTTGCCACTAATCATATAGGGACAGCTTTGGGAGTAATTTATAAGGGGTATGAACTGGGAAAAATTGAGAAGGTATTTGCCCTTGAGACAAGACCCGTACTTCAGGGGGCGAGATTAACAACCTGGGAGCTTTTAGAAAATGGTATTAAACCTGTTCTTATCACGGACAACTCGGCGGCCTTTGTTATGAAACGAGAGAAAGTCGATGCGATCTTCGCTGGAGCCGACCGAATTGCACGAAATGGAGATATCGCTAACAAAATTGGTACTTATATGTTGGCGGTTCTTGCAAAAGAACACAGGATTCCCTTTTACGTAGTTGCTCCAACGAGTTCCATAGATCCGACTATTGAAAGTGGAGAAGAAATCAGGATTGAAGAAAGGAGCAAAAAAGAGGTAATTTTTGTTGGCGAAAAACAGATTGCCCCTGAAGAAGTGGATGTTTTAAATTACGCCTTCGATGTTACGCCCTGGGAGTTTATAAGTGCAATAATTACGGAGGAGGGTATCTTTTACCCGCCCTATACCTTTAATCAAAAAGATTAA
- the ndk gene encoding nucleoside-diphosphate kinase yields MNKTFLLLKPDALQKKVVGEIISMVEKAGFNILNIRMKRWTREEAEKFYAVHRGKEFFEGLVEFMISGPVIGLLLEKENAIEDLRKLVGATDPSKAEPATIRHKYGTNVRVNAVHASDSQESFEYEVKCFFGDE; encoded by the coding sequence TTGAATAAGACCTTTTTGCTTCTTAAACCCGATGCACTGCAGAAAAAGGTGGTTGGAGAGATAATTTCTATGGTAGAAAAGGCGGGATTTAATATTTTAAATATCCGTATGAAACGATGGACAAGAGAGGAGGCGGAGAAGTTTTATGCGGTTCACCGCGGGAAGGAGTTTTTCGAGGGACTTGTGGAATTTATGATTTCAGGACCGGTAATTGGTTTACTGCTTGAAAAGGAGAATGCTATTGAGGATTTAAGAAAACTTGTCGGGGCAACGGATCCCTCAAAGGCAGAACCGGCCACCATAAGACACAAATATGGAACGAATGTAAGGGTTAATGCAGTCCATGCCTCCGATTCGCAGGAATCCTTTGAGTACGAAGTGAAGTGCTTCTTCGGCGATGAGTAG
- a CDS encoding YtxH domain-containing protein yields the protein MKKFVAFIVGIGIGAVLVSLLSPAPGKEIRKKIKVTLKKPDVREKIAKIKDIYSKFQVD from the coding sequence ATGAAGAAGTTTGTCGCCTTCATAGTGGGAATCGGAATTGGGGCTGTCCTGGTTAGCCTTTTATCTCCAGCACCGGGAAAAGAAATCAGGAAGAAGATAAAAGTAACCCTGAAAAAGCCGGACGTGCGCGAAAAGATAGCAAAGATCAAGGATATTTACTCAAAATTTCAGGTAGACTGA
- a CDS encoding thiamine pyrophosphate-dependent enzyme: MSNYLRLDHMPSVWCPGCGIGMVFQALLKVVNKLGLDKDRVSMISGIGCTGRMPGYADFNTLHTTHGRALAFATGLKLAKPDLKVIVVMGDGDAYAIGGNHFLHAAKRNVDLLAIVVNNYNYGMTGGQASPTTPLNAYTTTTPYGNMEPSFDGCEVAKAAGANFVARATVYHIPLLEKLLEKAMQVEGFALVEVLSPCPTYYGRLNLEADPFKTLDWYKKITYMVGTEPKEGAFIPIGVIAENKNKSYLTILRGKWTEIRSK; the protein is encoded by the coding sequence ATGAGTAATTATTTGAGATTAGACCATATGCCTTCGGTCTGGTGTCCTGGCTGCGGTATAGGTATGGTATTTCAGGCACTCTTGAAAGTGGTTAACAAGCTTGGCCTTGATAAAGACAGAGTTTCAATGATCTCCGGGATTGGATGTACTGGTAGGATGCCTGGATATGCAGATTTCAATACCCTACACACAACACACGGAAGAGCCCTTGCCTTTGCCACAGGTCTAAAGCTTGCTAAACCAGACCTTAAAGTAATCGTGGTAATGGGTGACGGTGACGCCTATGCGATTGGAGGTAATCACTTCCTTCACGCTGCAAAGCGCAACGTGGATCTACTCGCTATTGTGGTTAATAACTACAACTACGGTATGACGGGTGGACAGGCCTCTCCAACTACCCCGCTCAATGCCTATACCACAACAACTCCGTACGGAAATATGGAACCCTCCTTTGATGGATGCGAAGTAGCAAAGGCAGCCGGTGCCAATTTTGTCGCCCGTGCTACCGTTTATCATATACCTCTCCTTGAGAAGCTCTTAGAGAAGGCTATGCAGGTCGAGGGTTTTGCACTGGTTGAGGTTTTAAGCCCTTGCCCAACCTATTACGGTAGGCTGAACCTGGAAGCCGACCCCTTTAAAACCTTAGATTGGTACAAAAAAATAACCTATATGGTTGGAACGGAGCCGAAGGAAGGTGCCTTTATACCTATAGGGGTTATTGCAGAAAATAAGAACAAAAGTTATTTAACGATTTTGAGGGGAAAATGGACAGAGATAAGATCGAAATAA
- a CDS encoding MoxR family ATPase, whose protein sequence is MNENRVTELSKDLLQRILNEFSKRIVGQKDVIEQILIALFSQGHVIVLGLPGLAKTLIVKTLAELLDIQFSRIQFTPDLMPSDITGSEILEEDPVTGKKYFKFVKGPVFANIILADEINRTPPKTQSALLEAMQELKITVSGKTYFLEKPFFVVATQNPIEQEGTYPLPEALLDRFMMEVRINYPSRKEEIEIVKETTGPEDITINKVLSREEILEIQKLIREIPAPDHVVEYAVDLVRKTRPLEKDAPEVVKEYVLYGASPRASQSLILGSKARAFLRGTIIPTTQDVKSLALPVLRHRIIRSFKAEVDNVNVEDIINSLL, encoded by the coding sequence ATGAATGAAAATAGGGTTACGGAATTGAGTAAAGATTTGCTCCAGCGGATTCTTAACGAATTTTCAAAGAGAATAGTTGGGCAAAAGGATGTTATTGAACAAATTCTCATCGCTCTTTTCTCTCAGGGCCATGTGATTGTATTAGGACTACCAGGCCTTGCAAAGACCTTGATCGTCAAAACCCTGGCCGAGCTTCTTGATATTCAATTCTCGAGAATCCAATTTACCCCAGACCTGATGCCATCCGATATAACGGGAAGCGAAATCCTTGAAGAAGATCCCGTTACAGGCAAAAAATATTTCAAATTCGTTAAAGGTCCTGTTTTTGCCAACATCATTTTAGCCGATGAAATCAACAGAACACCCCCTAAAACCCAGTCCGCACTCCTTGAAGCAATGCAAGAACTCAAAATCACGGTTTCAGGGAAAACCTACTTTCTTGAGAAGCCCTTTTTTGTTGTTGCAACACAAAACCCAATTGAGCAGGAGGGTACCTATCCGCTTCCCGAAGCATTGCTCGATAGGTTCATGATGGAGGTCAGGATTAATTATCCATCAAGGAAAGAAGAAATCGAGATTGTTAAAGAAACCACAGGGCCTGAGGATATAACAATTAACAAAGTTTTGTCCCGTGAAGAGATATTAGAAATTCAGAAGCTTATAAGAGAAATTCCAGCTCCAGACCACGTGGTAGAGTATGCAGTGGACCTCGTTAGGAAGACCAGGCCCTTAGAAAAAGATGCCCCGGAGGTAGTAAAGGAATATGTTCTTTATGGGGCAAGTCCCCGTGCCTCCCAATCGTTAATACTCGGAAGTAAAGCAAGGGCCTTTTTGAGAGGCACAATCATACCCACCACCCAGGATGTAAAAAGTCTGGCACTACCGGTCTTGAGGCACAGGATAATCCGTTCCTTTAAAGCAGAAGTCGACAACGTGAATGTTGAGGATATTATAAACTCGCTATTATGA
- a CDS encoding radical SAM protein codes for MRISKEELKRRVVKAYSILKSCTLCPRKCRVNRLKNEMGLCRTGNKAIVSSFGLHFGEERVLVGGRGSGTIFFAGCSLRCVFCQNYTISQYVEGTPISNLNLAKIFLLLQRQGAININLVTPSHVVPMILEALYLVYDDIKIPILYNSSGYDSVETLKLLDGVIDIYMPDFKYGDNEKAFRYSGVKDYFDVAKEAIKEMQRQVGDLVIEKGIAKRGLLIRHLVLPQGLADSKKVLDTIKNEISSNAYVNVMDQYYPTFRAYEFPELSRRLTSNEYDEVRNYAISLGLRLAE; via the coding sequence ATGAGGATCTCAAAAGAAGAATTAAAGAGACGTGTGGTAAAGGCCTATTCAATCCTTAAAAGCTGTACCCTCTGCCCCAGAAAATGTAGGGTAAACAGGCTAAAAAATGAAATGGGCCTTTGCAGGACAGGAAATAAAGCCATTGTTTCCTCTTTCGGCTTACATTTTGGTGAAGAAAGGGTTTTAGTGGGAGGCAGAGGCTCAGGCACTATCTTCTTTGCTGGTTGTTCTCTTCGGTGCGTTTTCTGTCAAAACTATACAATAAGTCAATATGTTGAAGGAACGCCAATTTCTAATTTAAATTTGGCAAAAATCTTCCTCCTCCTTCAACGGCAAGGGGCAATAAATATTAACCTGGTTACACCTTCCCATGTGGTACCTATGATCCTCGAAGCCCTCTACTTAGTCTACGACGATATCAAAATACCAATCCTTTACAACTCCAGTGGATATGATTCCGTTGAAACACTCAAGCTTCTTGACGGGGTTATAGATATCTACATGCCGGATTTCAAGTACGGCGATAATGAAAAGGCCTTCAGATACTCAGGGGTTAAAGACTACTTCGATGTTGCAAAGGAGGCCATAAAAGAGATGCAGAGGCAAGTCGGAGACTTAGTTATCGAAAAAGGTATTGCGAAAAGAGGCCTGCTTATCCGCCATTTAGTACTACCCCAAGGGCTTGCTGATTCTAAAAAGGTCCTTGACACAATAAAAAACGAGATCTCAAGTAATGCGTACGTGAACGTGATGGACCAATATTATCCAACTTTCAGAGCCTATGAGTTCCCTGAACTCTCCCGGAGACTAACCTCCAATGAATACGATGAAGTGAGAAATTACGCGATTTCCCTTGGATTAAGGCTCGCCGAATAA
- a CDS encoding 2-oxoacid:acceptor oxidoreductase family protein: protein MDRDKIEITLAGSGGQGLILAGLVLADAAGIEENLEIVQTVEYGPEARLGTSRSDVIISKKPISYPKVQHPDVLVTLSQDAYNKFIKLVKKGGTVIVDTFNVKDLSTIDGPEVIAYPFTEIVRNKIGTPLVLNMFVLGFLAKKFDIVKLESLYKAVDRRVKKYHDLNKKALMEGYSLE from the coding sequence ATGGACAGAGATAAGATCGAAATAACCTTGGCAGGTTCGGGTGGCCAAGGTCTTATCCTTGCAGGATTGGTTCTCGCCGATGCGGCGGGAATTGAGGAAAATTTAGAAATCGTTCAGACGGTTGAATACGGTCCTGAGGCAAGGCTTGGCACTTCTCGATCGGATGTGATTATTTCTAAGAAACCGATCTCCTACCCCAAAGTTCAACATCCCGATGTCCTTGTTACTTTGAGTCAGGACGCTTATAACAAATTTATTAAGCTTGTAAAGAAAGGGGGAACAGTAATTGTTGATACCTTTAATGTCAAAGATCTGTCCACCATTGATGGCCCTGAGGTTATCGCTTACCCCTTTACCGAAATTGTCAGAAACAAGATAGGTACCCCTCTTGTTTTGAATATGTTCGTTCTCGGGTTTCTTGCTAAAAAATTTGACATCGTAAAACTGGAATCTCTTTACAAAGCCGTTGATAGAAGGGTTAAGAAATACCATGACCTTAACAAGAAGGCCTTGATGGAGGGTTATTCCCTTGAATAA
- a CDS encoding PHP domain-containing protein encodes MQRCDLHTHTTKSDGLYSPRELVYLLYSKGIKIFSITDHDSVEALAEAQEEALKLNMELIPGIELSAEYSGEEVHVLGYFVDTGSKYLLDYLETFRKARKERFLKMVEKLKGLGIEITPDMSKFEENKAIGRPHLARELVEKGFVSSMEEAFEKYIGDSGPAYVGKFKISIEEAIDIIHKSGGIAVLAHPGLINRMDEVINLSILKGIDGIEVFHPKNPYYIEDKLKEIAFKNGLMITGGTDFHGDLEGQGYPVDFSLYCGHSGNKIEVVRQ; translated from the coding sequence ATGCAGAGGTGTGATTTACATACGCATACAACAAAGTCCGATGGATTGTATTCTCCGCGGGAACTGGTTTACTTGCTGTACTCAAAGGGTATAAAGATATTTTCCATTACTGACCATGATTCGGTGGAGGCCCTGGCGGAAGCCCAGGAAGAGGCCCTTAAACTGAATATGGAATTGATCCCCGGTATTGAACTTTCCGCAGAATATAGCGGGGAAGAGGTGCACGTCCTTGGTTATTTTGTAGATACAGGGTCCAAGTATCTTCTGGATTATCTCGAAACCTTCAGAAAGGCGAGGAAGGAGAGATTTTTGAAAATGGTTGAAAAACTAAAGGGGCTTGGAATTGAAATTACTCCCGATATGTCTAAGTTTGAAGAAAATAAGGCCATTGGAAGACCGCACCTTGCAAGGGAACTTGTGGAAAAGGGTTTTGTGTCCAGTATGGAGGAAGCCTTTGAGAAGTACATCGGAGATTCTGGCCCTGCCTACGTAGGGAAATTTAAAATTTCGATAGAAGAAGCGATTGATATAATTCACAAGAGCGGAGGCATTGCCGTTCTTGCTCATCCAGGTCTCATAAATAGAATGGATGAGGTTATAAATCTTTCGATCTTGAAAGGAATTGACGGGATTGAGGTCTTTCATCCTAAGAATCCTTATTATATTGAGGATAAACTGAAGGAAATTGCATTTAAAAATGGCCTCATGATAACGGGTGGGACAGACTTTCATGGGGATTTAGAAGGGCAGGGTTATCCGGTGGATTTCAGTTTATACTGTGGGCACTCTGGAAATAAAATCGAGGTTGTAAGGCAATGA
- the accD gene encoding acetyl-CoA carboxylase, carboxyltransferase subunit beta: MLFKKKKELEASKKEIPEGLFVKCENCGEMLYKAVLEKNFLVCPKCGYHFRANVEVYKKLLLDGEEFEELIASHLESDDPLNFPEYKNKLEQAKKNTGLKEAAIAGIGKLDGKKVVLFLTDFRFLGGSMGSVYGEIFYRACEVAKEKKIPLISVTSSGGGARMHEGIFSLMQMVKTTLGVELLNEAKIPFISVVCDPTMGGVMASFASLGDLNLAEPGALLGFAGPRVIEQTIKQTLPPGFQRSEFLLQKGFLDMVVPRKELKETLSKILSYLGVQNG; the protein is encoded by the coding sequence ATGCTCTTCAAGAAGAAGAAAGAGTTAGAAGCCTCAAAAAAAGAGATCCCCGAAGGTCTTTTTGTTAAATGCGAAAATTGTGGGGAAATGCTTTACAAAGCCGTTCTAGAGAAGAACTTCCTCGTATGTCCTAAATGTGGCTACCATTTCCGTGCGAATGTCGAGGTTTACAAAAAACTCCTTCTCGATGGTGAGGAATTTGAAGAACTTATTGCATCTCACCTTGAAAGCGATGACCCTCTAAACTTTCCTGAATACAAAAATAAACTGGAACAAGCGAAGAAAAATACGGGCCTTAAAGAAGCAGCCATCGCCGGAATAGGGAAATTGGATGGCAAAAAGGTGGTTCTCTTCCTGACAGATTTCAGATTTCTTGGTGGCAGCATGGGGTCTGTTTACGGTGAAATATTTTACAGGGCCTGCGAAGTTGCTAAAGAAAAGAAAATTCCTTTAATCTCGGTTACCTCCTCTGGAGGCGGGGCAAGGATGCATGAGGGCATCTTTTCCCTGATGCAAATGGTAAAGACCACCCTCGGTGTTGAACTTTTGAATGAAGCCAAAATTCCATTTATTTCCGTTGTCTGCGACCCCACCATGGGGGGAGTTATGGCTTCCTTTGCCTCCCTCGGCGACCTTAACTTAGCAGAACCGGGAGCCCTGCTGGGATTTGCTGGTCCCCGGGTTATTGAACAGACCATCAAACAAACCCTTCCGCCTGGCTTTCAAAGGAGCGAATTTCTTCTACAAAAGGGCTTTCTTGATATGGTCGTTCCAAGAAAGGAATTAAAAGAAACACTTTCGAAAATATTGTCCTATTTGGGGGTTCAAAATGGCTGA
- the ugpC gene encoding sn-glycerol-3-phosphate ABC transporter ATP-binding protein UgpC codes for MAEVRLINVTKIYPRGNAGVKNVTFDVADGEFCVILGPSGCGKTTTLRLIAGLEYPTSGEIYIGNRLVNNVEPKDREIAMVFQNYALYPHMTVYENMAFGLKMRKVPKEEIHKRIMEAAELLDIKNLLDRKPRELSGGQRQRVAVGRVIVRHPKVFLFDEPLSNLDAKMRVRMRAELKRIHEQLKTTTIYVTHDQVEAMTLGQKIVLMKDGEIQQIGDPMTLYEYPVNRFVAGFIGSPPMNFIEGELIEENGKLAFVSPVGKYIIPEEVAKKVRGKATRKAILGVRPEDVILNQGDFSAQVEFYELLGNETIVYLKCGEQAITSRVPSSYIVRTGEFVKFTFSGKIHLFDKETEESLLKS; via the coding sequence ATGGCTGAAGTTAGGCTCATAAATGTGACCAAAATTTATCCCCGTGGTAATGCAGGGGTCAAAAACGTTACCTTTGATGTTGCAGATGGTGAGTTTTGCGTGATCCTTGGACCCTCGGGGTGTGGTAAAACTACAACCCTAAGGCTGATTGCGGGGCTTGAGTATCCTACCAGTGGAGAAATCTACATTGGGAATAGATTGGTAAATAACGTGGAACCTAAGGACAGAGAAATTGCCATGGTTTTCCAGAACTATGCCCTTTATCCCCACATGACAGTGTATGAAAACATGGCCTTCGGCTTGAAAATGAGAAAAGTTCCAAAGGAGGAGATTCACAAAAGGATAATGGAAGCCGCCGAACTACTCGATATAAAAAACCTTCTCGATCGGAAGCCCCGAGAACTCTCCGGTGGACAGAGGCAAAGGGTTGCCGTCGGAAGGGTAATTGTAAGGCATCCGAAAGTATTCCTCTTTGATGAACCCCTTTCAAACCTCGATGCCAAGATGAGAGTAAGGATGAGAGCTGAACTAAAGAGAATCCACGAGCAACTCAAAACAACCACCATATACGTAACCCATGATCAGGTTGAGGCTATGACCTTGGGGCAAAAGATTGTTTTGATGAAAGATGGAGAGATCCAGCAAATTGGCGATCCCATGACTCTTTACGAATATCCAGTGAACAGGTTTGTTGCAGGGTTTATCGGCTCACCTCCTATGAACTTCATTGAGGGAGAACTAATTGAGGAAAACGGGAAACTCGCCTTTGTTTCCCCCGTAGGGAAATACATAATTCCTGAAGAGGTCGCAAAGAAAGTGAGGGGAAAAGCAACCAGGAAGGCGATACTCGGAGTAAGGCCCGAGGATGTAATTTTAAACCAGGGAGATTTTTCGGCCCAGGTCGAGTTTTACGAGCTTCTGGGTAATGAAACTATCGTCTATCTTAAATGTGGAGAACAAGCCATAACATCAAGAGTTCCTTCATCCTACATAGTAAGAACTGGAGAATTTGTAAAATTTACCTTTTCGGGGAAAATACACCTCTTTGATAAAGAGACGGAGGAAAGTTTATTAAAATCTTAA